Genomic window (Arthrobacter sp. StoSoilA2):
CTCTCATGCTGCGCGTTGTACACCGTGATGCCTTCGCCGGAAGCAGCAGCATCTGACGACGGCGAACCGGAGGCGGCGGGGGTGCCGGCGTTGGAACCGCAGGCCGTGAGGCCGAGGGCGGCGGAGGCGAGCAGGGCGATTCCCGCCAGCGCGTTTTTCGAGAGCTTCATGAGGGCTTCTTTCTGCGAACAAAGACACGGAGTGCCAAGTTTTGGGGCTTGGTCCGTACGAGCGGGAAGGTTTGGGGGAGCCCGCTGAGAAAAGCGTAGGTTAGGTAAACCTATGCTTCCAAAGCCTGGAGGGCTTATGTGATAAGGATCACAACAATTACGGAACTATTGCGTGCCGTAATTCCCGCGCTAAAGCTCCAGCGTGGCCGCAGCCTCCAGCGCCATCCATGCCTGCAGTTGGGTGGAGAGCTCGACGGCGGCCCCCGCCGGATACGTCTCCGTGGCCGGACGCAGTGGGCTGGAGGAGAAAACGACGATTGGTTCTTTGGGATCACCGCCGGACTCCCGGCGGCCATCCCAGAAGGCCCCGGCTGTGCTGAGAACGAGGACCCCGGCTGTTTCGCGGGTTGCTTCCGGCAGGCGCTGATCCCTGGCCGCGAGAGCCAGGTACCGGATCAGGATGCCGGTAAAGAGGCCCCCATCCCCGGTTCCATCGCCGTGGATTACCTGCGTCCCGGGAACGATGAGCTCCCTCGCAACGGCTTCCACCAAGTGGGCGGCACGCTCCAGGTTCTCCTGTCCGCCCAGTTCCAGAAGTGCCCCAAGGATTGGGCCTTGGTTGTAGGTGTAGACCGCGTCCTCAAGGACGATCTCCCCATTCCGTATGCGAAGTCCATCCAAATACAGGGCGCGTTGCGGGTGCAGGAGCTTGCTGTTCAGCCAGTTCACCAGGGCTTGAGCCCGCTCGCGGCGATCTGTTCTTGCGAAGTAGAGTGCCACGGGCGCCGTTGCGGGCGTGTTCTTGAAATCCCGCTTGGTACTCCAGAACGTTCCGCCGCCCAGGTCGTCCGTGGAAGCCGAATCGAATTGCAGCGTTAGCTTCCTGCGGACGTACGCATTTCGGCGGCGTCCTGGCTTCCGCGTCTCCTCGGCCAGTTGTTCCAATCGAAGGGTGGATAGTGCCAGCCAGGCCATGTCGTCGTAGTAATTGTTGACGAACCTGAAGAAGTTCCGGAGCCGGATGGTGGTGACCAGCCGGGAAGCGAGTCGTCCCGCGCTCGGGCGGGAGTCGCCGTCGAACCTTGTTTTGGTGGCCAGTTCGCGGCGTCCGGTGTCCACCAGGCAATCCACGTAGTGCGCCTGCCACCAGTAATGCCACGGGTTGAAAACGCTGCGGAAGCGCCGCGGGGGGATGCTGACGGCGCCGATGTGCGTACCCGGAAGGAAGAGCAGCCGTCGGCCGAAAGCGTGGGTCACGGACCGTGCGGCCTCGTCTGCGCGAATCGCCCACACTGCTGCCTCCGCTGTGGGTGGTTGCTGGCCGGTGGGGTTGCTTTCGGTGGGCATGGGAACAGCCTATCCGGGGCCCAGGGTGCGCTCGATCACAATTCCAGTTAACATGCATTAACGGATTTGAGTCTGCATCAAGGAGGATGGATGGACATCAAGGGCACGGTCGCGCTGGTCACCGGCGGGGCGTCAGGCTTGGGCGCGGCAACCGCCAAACGCTTGTTCGACGGCGGAGCGTCGGTGGTGCTGGTGGACTTGCCAAACTCTGCCGGGGAAGATTATGCGGCGGAGTTGAACGCCATTGGCTCGGCGGTTGGCCCGAATGCGGTAGGTTCCGCCAGCGGCGATGCGGGTCCGCGGGCCGTCTTCGCCCCCGCCGACGTAACCAACGAAGCCCAGGTCCAGGCCGCCGTCGACGCCGCTGCTTCACTGGGAACCCTGCGAATAGTCGTTAACTGCGCCGGCATCGCGACGCCGGGCAAGGTCCTGGGCCGCGAGGGTGTTCTGCCGCTCGAGACATTTAACAAAGTCATCCAGATCAACCTCGTCGGAACCTTCAACGTCATCCGTTTGGCAGCTGCGGCCATGGTGGAAAGCGAGCCGGTTTCCACTGAATTGGGCGGCCCCGAACGCGGAGTCATTATCAACACGGCGTCCGTCGCCGCTTTCGAAGGGCAGATCGGCCAGCCTGCCTATGCCGCGTCCAAAGGTGCGGTTGCGGCGATGACATTGCCCTTGGCGCGCGAGTTCGCCCGCTCGCTGATCCGGGTTGCCACTATTGCCCCCGGCATCTTCGAGACCCCAATGATGGCCGGATTGCCGCAGGCTGCCCAGGAGTCACTCGGCCAGCAGGTACCTCACCCTGCACGGCTTGGCCGCGCGGCCGAATACGCCAATCTAGCCGCACACATCGTCGAGAATGCGATGCTGAACGGCGAGACGATCCGGCTGGACGGCGCCATCCGCATGGGTCTGAAATGATGGGCGACTACAGCGGTGGGCCGACTACTGCGGCTTTGGTGGGTCAGGTACCAGCATCTGTGGCGGACCTGCCTACGGCTGACTTCTTCGACTTTGAATCTCTCCTAAGCGTCCAGGAACAGCGGAAACTCAACGAGCTCCGTTCCTTCCTTGCCTCCGAGATCGCCCCCTACGCAGGGCAGTGGTGGGACAAGGCCGAGTTCCCCGAACAGATCCTGCCCAAGCTCGCGGCCCTTCGCCTCAGTGCTCCGGCCCAGCGCGGTTACACACATTTGTTCGCCGGGCTGGTCATAGCCGAGATGACGCGCGTGGACACCTCCATCGCGACGTTCTTCATGGTCCACCACGATCTCTTCGTTGAGTCGCTCTACGACTTTGGCAGCGACGCCCAACAGGACAAATACCTCGACGACGCCTCGAACCTCCGCACTACAGGCGCCTTCGCGCTCACCGAACCAGAGCATGGGTCCGACGTCGCGGGCGGCATGCAGACCACAGCCCGGCGTGTGGAAAGAGCGGCGTCGGACGGCGGCGATTACTGGGTGATCAACGGCGCCAAGCGCTGGATCGGCAATGGGACGTTCTGCGACTACATGCTGGTGTGGGCCAAGGACGAAAGCGACGGCGCCGTTCGGGCATTCATCGTGGACGCCTCCTTGCCAGGCATCACCCGGAGCCGGATCGAGAACAAGATCGCGCTCCGAACTGTGCAGAACGCCGACATTCTCTTCGACGACGTCCACGTCGCGGAATCAGACCGTTTCGCCGGAATCAGCAGTTTCTCGGATACGAACCACCTCTTGCGTGGCTCACGGATCATGGTTGCCTGGCAGGCGGTCGGCCAGCAGTTGGCAGCCTTCGATGTCGCGCGGCAATATGCGGTGGAACGGCTGCAGTTCGGTAAACCCCTTGCCAGGTTCCAGCTGATCCAGCAGCACCTGGTAGATATGCTCGGCAACGCCGTGGCGAGCATGGGGATGATGGTGCGGATCGCCCAACTACAGGAGGGCATTTCCCGGGACGCGCAGGGTGTCCGGCACGGCGGTGCCGACATGGCCCAGGTGGCCCTGGCAAAGGCATACTGCAGTGCACGGATGCGTGAAAGCGTGGCCTTGGGCCGCTCCATCCTGGGCGGAAACGGCATCGTCACCGACTACAAAATCGCGAAGATCTTTGCCGACGCCGAGGCCATCTTCACCTATGAGGGCTCATACGAGATCAACTCGTTGATCGTGGGCCGTGCCGTAACGGGCGTCTCCGCCATCGTGTAGCCACTTTCGCTGTCCGGGCGCCCCGCGCTCTACTCCTGAGGGATCTTTTCGCCAGCCTCAACACGGACATCGATGGAATTTCCGCGGACCGGCATGGGGCAGGTGCCGTAAGGGGTAAAAGCGCTGGGATAGTTGATGGCGCGGTTGAAATCGATCACCACGGATCCATCCGGGCGTGGGCGGGGGATGAAAACCTTCCGCCATTCATCCGTGGTGTCGCCGTTGGTCTCATCGTGGAACGTCACGTTCAAGGCACCGAGTTTCTCTTCCTCGGCGTGGAGGCGAACTTCATGGGCAACGCCGGGAACCCGGAACACCACCTCCCCGACCGAACGATGGACGCCGTCCACCAAGGGGTTGGCCGTTCCAATGGGTACATCCACCGGCTGGTCATAGGGTTCGAACCGACCCTGAATCACCCAGTCCGGGTTGTAGTCGTAGGTGGGAACCCCAGCGAAGTCCGTAAAAACGGGCGAGCCCGCGTCCCTGGTCCGGATGGCATACTTATCCGCGCGCATCGCAAGCTCCACCACCACCTGCTTCCCGTCCTCGCCGCCGTACTGCACCCACATGAGGGACTCTTCATCCTGCAGGGTCGCCGTCACTGTGCCATCAACGCTTTCCCCGCTCTCAACGAGGGTCAGGCCATCCCCTCTGGTGGCCGTGAGGGTTGCAGTCGTGCCGTCCGTTGACCACAGCCCCGGAGCAAACTCAACTTCCGAGGGCTCCGACTCGAGCCACTGAAACGAGGTCAGCGTCAGCCAGCCGTGATCGGAGGCCAGTGCTGCGTTCCGAGACGCTCGGAACCGCTCCCAACGGGCAAGCTGGGCATCTGTTGCAGTGGTGGGCGAGCTCATGGTTCTCCTCGGCAGATGTGAGCCACGGTTGGCGGCTTTGCAGTCTCCTCAACTATGCGCCGCCGGTGTGCATTCCCGGAAGGGTGCGCTCCCGGAAGGGTGCGTTCCCGGAGGGCGCCGATGGGCCGTGCACCCAATGCACGGCCCATCGGTCGGTTGGTCAGTGCTGTCGACTTGCCGAACGCCGGGCGCCCAGGAAAGCGAGCAGCGATCCCAAGGCCAACAGCACGGCGGCTGCGAAGATGAGAGCCGGGCTTTGAGCGCCAGTCGAAGCAAGGGGTTCTGGCGCCGTAACTTCTGCGGGTTGAGTGGGCTCGTCGGTCGCTACAGGCACCGCGGTGCTTGTGCTCGGCCTGGGTGTTGCCGTGGCGCTGGGTGTGGGTGTTGCTGTGCTGGGTGTGGGTGCAGGTGTTGTTGTGCTGGGGCTCGGCGTCGGTGTTGCGGTGGCGCTGGGTGTGGGTGTTGCTGTGCTGGTGGTCGGCGTCGGCGTTGGCGTGGGTGTTGCCGTCGGCGTGGGTGTTGCGGTGGCGCTGGGTGTGGGTGTTGCCGTCGGCGTGGGTGTTGCGGTGGCGCTGGGTGTGGGTGTTGCTGTGCTGGTGGTCGGCGTCGGCGTCGGTGTTGCGGTGGCGCTGGGTGTGGGTGTTGCTGTGCTGGTGGTCGGCGTCGGCGTGGGTGTTGCTGTGCTGGTGGTCGGCGTCGGCGTGGGTGTTGCTGTGCTGGTGGTCGGGCTCGGTGACGGGGTTGCCGTCGGCGTGGGTGTTGCGGTGGCGCTGGGTGTGGGTGTTGCTGTGCTGGTGGTCGGCGTCGGCGTCGGCGTTGGCGTCGGCGTGGGCGTTCCGGTGCTGGGGGTCGGCGTGGGTGTTGCCGTGGGGCTTGCCGTTCCGTCGCCTGTTCCGTCAGCGTGGGTCCGCCGCGTTTCGGCGCCGACAGGGGTTTCTTCACCAGCAATGGTTACGGTTCCGCTGTTGGTGTACACGTTGAGCTTCCTGTCCGTCACTTTGGTGACGACGAACAGCTCCACCCGTTCACCCTTTGGCAGGCCCGTCCATCGCACCGTTGCTTCGTGGGGAGTGCACTCGACAGTTGCGGGGTATCGCTCGTTGTCCATTGGCTCGGTGATGTTTCCGGAGCTGCTGACAACTCTGCCGACGCGCGGAGTGATGTGGTCGCAATCGATTTCCATGCCAGCGGCGGGCGTGTCCGTCACAACGACGTCGTTTGATTCTGAAGGCATTGGAGGCATGTAAAAGATGGATTCAAGTTCAGTTTGCGGAGCGTCGGCCCACCACATCGACTTGCCCGCCGAAGTAGGGGGAGCGGGATCGCAGTCCTTGGTGCATGGACCGTCGACACGGACAGGCACACGTACCACTGTTGATCCCACGGTGAAGTTCAGTTCGGTCGTCTCGCCGGTGCCCGGCTGCACAGCATATTGCGTGCTGAAATTACACGTCCCGCCCACATTGTTGGGATGTTCCGCCACGAAGTCGGTCAACGTGAAGACCACTTGTCCGGCATCGTTGGCTGCCGCCTTGGCGACTGTTTCGCCGTCGGCGTTGTCAAGATCAAATGACGCGGCACCAAACCAGCGAAGTTCTGGTGGCAGCTGCAGGTTGAAGGTATCGCCCGGTTGCGAGTTGTCAGGGACGGACCACTGACAGGTCAGGTTTACTTGGTCCCATTGGCTCGTAACTACTGAATCCGTGCTGATGGTGACCACTGCACCCGGGATCACGGCAGCATTGGCTGGCCCTGCCGACCAGGCGAGCCCGAAGGCTGTCACCACGACGGCCAGTAGAGCGGCCACCAGGGATGCGGACTTTAGATGGAGCTGATTCTTCATGTGTTGGATAGTCCTTCGAATGCGGAAGCGTGTCTCGTCGCATGTGAGTGGCGGCTCGACGCTGTTCGTGACGGCACCAACAGGCTTCACTCACATTGCTTCGGGAATGTAATCCTGGGGCGCTGGTTCTGAAGGGGAATTTGCCAACGGGAAGAACTGCATGCGCGCGGGTCGGAGGGCTCCTTCACCCAGGCTTTCCATGGCAGTCCTGCACTCCATGAGTTGCCCAAGGTTGCCTGCTGAGAGGGGCAACAGCACATGGACAGCAGAGTTCTTGTACATCGCCGTAGCACCTGTCCCGCGCAGCTGCCGTTGAACAGTTTCTCCGAGCCGCGCCAGAAGGGTCCAGCAATGGCCGCGGCTCTCAAGAGGTTGGGGCAGTGACAGGACCGCTAGAGCGTAAGGGTGGGAACATGCCACCCCAAAAGTGGAGAGTTCGTGGATACGTCGCTGGAAATGGGCTTGCGTGGCCAGCCCCGTCTGAACGTCCGTGCACGAAATCGGCGGTGCAGATTCGGCGGCCTCTGCCCATCCTTCAGCCAAGGATTGGAGAGCCTCGATGTCCATGTTCCGGTCTGCTGCAAGGAAGAGGGCGCGGAAATCCGTCATGGTTTCACTGATACCAACGCCGTTCCGGGCTCGCGCCGCGCCCAAGGATCTTGCTGTAGGAGGTGGAACACTGGCCCGTGTAGCCAGCGACGTCACCACCGAGCGGACCTCGGGCAGGAACCAGTCTGCGGGGAACCGCCAACCATGCTGATAACTGGTGGTCTGCCATCTGCGCATCAACAGGTGTCGGGAAAATGTACATTCAGCGAATGATTTTGTCCGGAACGATGTCATATCCGACTAGTGCATCCGAGTTGGGATTCATGACGAAAACGGGCAGGAGGTTCTCTTTAATAAACGTTCTGTACAAATTCGCGTCATGACTTGCAAGGGATGCCCACTCCGTCTATATGGGCACGATTTTTCATGTTGTGGGGGTGCCTTAAATGGCATCCGGGACAGGTACCGACAACGCTTCCAGCGCAGGAGTTGAGAGCGATGGTCATCTTATCGGGTTGGTGCGCGGCGGTGACATGTCCGCATTCGATGAACTGTATGAACGCCATGTGTCTGTCGCGTCCACAGTGGCCCGGCGAAACGTGGACAATCCAAGTGATGCCGAGGATGTTGTGGCCGAGGCTTTCCAAGCCGTATTGCAGAGCCTCGTTGCGGGACGGGGGCCGGACAACTTCTTCAGGGCCTATCTGCTGTCCACTGTCACCCGCCTGTCACATCATCGGAACCGGAAGGCCGGGCGGTCGCTGCCCAGTAGCGACGACGCCATTCTTGACCGTACGATGCCGGAACCCGATGCCGTAGTCAAAGCCTTCGAATCCCATACGGTTGCAAAGGCATTTCGCGCCCTTCCAGAGCGGTGGCAGGCGGTGCTTTGGTATCTGGACGTGGAAAGAATGAAGCCAGCGGCGGTGGCACCACTCCTGGGTCTGTCCGCGAATGCCGTGTCAGCACTGGCGCTCCGGGCACGGGAAGGCCTGAGGCGGCAATACCTGCAAGCCCACGTGGCGGAAGCACTCGACAGTGACTGCGCTGGATTCGCATCGAAACTCGGTACATTCATTCGAGGAGGACTGTCAAGGATTGCTGAACGCAAGATGCGTCAACACCTTAATGGTTGCTCGAAATGCACCCTTGCCCTCTCGGAACTAAAGGACGTTCAGGGAACCATGAGGGCTGTGCTTATCCCGCTCGTGACCGGCATACCTCTCGCCACCTTGGCAGCTAAGGGTGCCGGACTGGGTGTCTTGGGAGGGCTGGTCCCCATCAAGGCGGCGATAGTGGTGCCGGCTATTGGGCAACCAGCGGTAATGGCCATGGTTGCGGTGGCAGGATTGGGCCTCGCTCTAGGCGCGGTGGGAATCGTTGGTCGCTTGACGCCGGATGTCCCCATGGAGCAGTTGGCCGTTGAAACGAGTTCCTCCCGTCAGGAATCTTTCATCGGGACCCCGGCTCCGGTGCCCACGTCGAATCCAAGCCCGGCGTTGCCCGGTTCGCCAGTTGCGGGTGAGCCGTCACCGTCGAACGTCGCGTCTGAACCGTCCGCCGCCGCGCCCGAACCCTTGGTCGCTGCCCCGGCACCTTCTGGCGTGGAATCCCAGCCGTCGCCTCAACAGTTTGTTCCATCGCCCGTCCCCGCCTCACCAGCTGCAACAGCCCTGCCCGCGTCACTTGTGGCGGTGACAGCGTCGGTGCGGATACCCAAGGACCGTGGTTCCGGCATGACGGCCATGGAGGTGGATTTTGGGATCGGCGGCTCACAGTCCCTGGGGCCGGCCAAAGCCGTGTTCTCAGTAGAAATGGATGCACGGATCCAGGAGAGTTCGCTGCTTGCTCCGGAAGGGTGGTCCTGCTCCATGGAGGGGCGGACAGCCGTCACCTGCATCACAGCTTCGGCACGGCGGAGCGATCTCCATTTTCAGGTTTCCGCCGAATCCAAGCGTAAAAAGGGCGCCGGTGTCCTGACATATTCCTTGAGTGGGAGTGGCCTCGCAGCGGGCGAATTTGTGCACAAATACTGACAGCAAATCACTGCCGGATGCAGCGTCACGAACCTATTCCGCCGGCCACTAACTGAGAGGCAATGCCCCGAGAGGGCAGCCGCTCTTTTGTCTGTGCAATTTAGGGGAAATATGAAAGCAACGTTGTTGGCCGTTGCAGGCTTGCTGGGCACGTTGGCGGCGGTTTGGGCTTTGGCCCCGATCGGTCAAAACTGGTTCGTCCGCAGGTTCAGCTCGCCGCATGGCCTCCGATGGGCCATGGCAAGTTTGGGCGCCCTGTTGCTGCTGTCACTGGTGGGATGCGCAATGGAGCCGGCGCACCGCCCGTGGCTTGAGATCGTAGTCCTTCTCGCAGGAGCCGGGTTGATTGTGGGCTTTCTTGTCGCGCCCGCCTTCAGGATTCATCATGGTGTGGCCTCGCAGCCCCGAAGGGTGCTGGCCATAGGAGCCCACCCTGACGATCTGGAATTGGCTTGCGGTGCCACCCTCGCCAAATTGGCCGATGCCGGCCATGAAGTCCGAACCATGGTGATGAGCTCGGGGGGAAAGGGTGGAGACAGTGCCATCCGTTTGACCGAAGCCGCGTCAGGCTCGGATTTCATGGGCGCCTCCAAAGTCCATGTCCACGACTTTACGGACACCAGCCTCGCCGAACATGGGGATGAAATGGTCCAGGCGATTGAGGTCGTGATGGGCGATTTTCGCCCCGACGTTGTGATTACCCATTCCCGTAACGATTACCACCAGGACCATCAGGCCGTACACAGTGCGACTATGCGGGCGGCCCGCCAGCACTCCTCCATCCTGTGCTTCGAGAGTCCTTCATCCACACGTCAGTTCGATCCCAGCGTCTTCGTGGATATCGCGGGGTATGTGGACGTAAAGATTCACGCCGTTGCCATGCACCGGAACCAAAAGGGCAAGCCTTACATGAGTGCAGAAAGAGTACGGAGCCTCGCAGCGTTCAGGGGCTCGCAAGTAAAGACGACATACGCAGAGGGTTTCGAACCTGTTCGGCTGCTTGGCTCTGCCGTAGGGGAGTTCTGATGGTTCGGGTACTCGTAACAGGCGTCGGAGGACCAGCTGGCTCCTCCTTGGCGCGCCAGCTAAGAGAACTGGGACATTGGGTCCTGGGCGTTGATATGCAAGCAGTGAACGGTTCCGCGGCTCACATGGTCTCCTTGGTATCGGCCTCCAGCTCTCCCGACTATCTCTGGGAACTGCGGGGACTCGCGGGCGTCCATGCCATCGATCTTGTGGTGCCCACCGTCAGCGATGAACTCGTCCTGGTTTCCGAAGCCAGGCAAGGCTTCGCTCCTAATGTCGAGGTCCTTATTGCGGACCCCGCACCCGTTCGAACCGCGAATGACAAATTCCTCACCATGGGGTGCCTTGCAAATGCAGGCGTCGCTGTCCCGGATTTCGGGCTGCCCGGCGATTTCGCCTCTGTCAATCAGGCGATGGCGCGGCTAGGGGGATCCCTGGTGGTCAAGCCTCGGATTTCGCGCGGCGGACGCGGGGTGCAGGTACTGGAAAAGGCTGCCGACGGCGGCCGGAACGCCGCCCACGTCTGGTCCTCCTTGGACGATTCCTGGATTGTGCAACGATTCGCGCCTGGAACGGAGTACGCGCCCGTGGTCCTCCACCACAGGCCTGAGCCGGGTCAGGACGATCTTGTGGTGGTGCTGGAGAAGACAGAACTCAAAGAGGGACGCGTGGGCAACGCCGTGTCCGTCAGGAGGATCGAGGGAGCCGGGAGTGCCGACGTTGCTCAATTGGCTGATTCAGCCGTGACCGCGCTCGGGTTGACAGGGCCCATCGACGTGGACGTGCGCCGCCTGCAGGACGGAAGCCCGGTGGTACTGGAGATCAACGCGAGGTTCGGTGCAAACAGTGCGTTCGCCCCCGAACTCCTGGAGAACGTCCTGGGCCGATATGTTGCCGGTCGATTGACCGGAAGGCGTGCGTGACACCTCTTGATGCTGCCCTGGCGTTTGTCCAGGTTGGAGGCGTGCTGATTCTCAGTTTCGGTGTGGTCAAAATCGTCTACGTTCCATTGGCCTTGTATTTCAACCGGCTTTACCGTTCCAACTCCGCCAGGCATCGCTATTCCGTCATCACTGACCGGCCCTTGGTCTCTGTGATCGTGCCCGGCTATAACGAGGCCGTGGTGATCACCAGTTGCGTCGAGTCGATACTTGCCAGCCGCTATTTACGCCTGGAAGTGATTCTGGTGGACGACGGTTCCACTGATTCCACCGCCAGCATCATGGCAGGGCTTGCAGATCAATATGATCGGGTCCGGTTTCTCTCCCAAACGAACGCAGGGAAGGGGGCTGCGCTCAACTATGGCATCGCCAAGGCCAAGGGAGACATCCTGATGTTTGTCGACGCCGACGGGATTTTTGCCCCCGACACCCTGATGCGCATGCTCGAGGGTTTTGATCACACCAAGGTAGGAGCGGTATGCGGCGACGACCGGCCGGTTAACCTGAATCGCGTTCAAACGATGATGCTTGCCGTCCTAAGCCACGTCGGGACAGGCCTGGTCCGCAGGGCCTTGTCCTTGCTGCATTGCCTGCCGATCGTCTCCGGGAACATAGGTGCCTTCCGCCGTGACGTAGTCCAGCTGGTAGGCGGTTTTCACGAGGACACGCTCGGTGAGGATCTTGAGCTCACTTGGCGTGTCTACAAGGCCGGCTACCGGGTGAGGTTCCAGCCCTCAGCCCTGGTCTATGCCGAGTCGCCGTCAACGATGGGCGGATTGTGGCGGCAGCGCGTGCGGTGGTCGCGGGGCTTGCTTCAGACGCTCCGGATGCATATCGGTATGCTGGGCCGGCGGCGTTACGGGCTGTTTGGCATGTTTCTTTTGTTCAACGCCATCACCATGGTGGTGATCCCTGTGCTGCAACTTGCCATCTTGGCTGTGCTGCCGTTCCTGTACCTCGCTGGTTCTGGTCCGGTACCCGGTGAAGTCCTCGCCATTCTTGGCTGGTTGGGACTGTTTGTGTCCCTGGCGCTAATTGTCTTCTCCATTGGCCTCAACCGTTCATGGAAGGACCTTCGTTTTCTATGGACGCTGCCCCTGTGGCCCCTGTATTCGGTATTCGTTGGCCTGGCTTTAGCCAGCGCAATCATCAAGGAGATCCGCGGCAGCCCTGCCGTCTGGAACAAGTTGCAACGGACGGGCGTCATTTCCATAACTGCCACAGAATCCGGCCCCCGCTACGAGGCAGGGGTATGAAGGCTTTCGGATCCAGGATGCTGTTTGCCAGGCTAAGTGCTGCCCTGGTGGGCTCCGTTCTCCTTGGCGTTGCATTGACGGGTGTCGCCGCGTGTGGAGCAGAAACGGAGGTTCGTCCGATGGACCGCATGGTGAATCTTGGGTTTGAGGACGTCGTCAACGAGGACCGTTTACCCCTTGTGGACCTGGCGGAACGATTGGAAGCCGTGGACGCCACCGCCGTATCGATCTCCGTGGGACGCACAGATTGGACGGCCTTTCCCTGGTCCGGCCAAGCCGGCTCGGCCTCTTATGAGGTTTCCCGCACTGGACGGGACTTCGTGGGGGAGGCGATCTCAGCATTGGCGAAAAGTGGGAAGGAACGGGATGTGATCCTCACGATCGATGTCCTGTTGGACCGTGCGCTGAGTGAGGACCCCTCCCTGGCCGGTCGGAATATCGCTGGTGAGCCATCCAAAGCCTTCGCCAGTGTGTCGTCCCTGCGGCACGGCAAGGCCGGCGCCCGCTTGGCTTCCTTGTCTGCCGCCGTCGCGAAGAAGTACCGGCCCACAGCGGTGAATCTCACGGAATTGATGTTCGATGATTTCACCTTTGGCAGTGATGACTTCGATGACTTCAAAGCCACCACCGGAGAAGATGACTGGCCCAGAAACCATGAAGGCGGGATCGACCAGTCGGATGCCCGGATCAGCACTTGGCGGAGCGAAGCCATGGCTGACATCGTGCGCAGGGTGGCAGCCGCCGTCGAACCCTATGGCGTCCGGCTGGAGATGGACGTGCGCTCGCCGCGGGAATCACCGTCGGCGGACCGCTCCGACAGCGGCCACGATTACGACCTCTTGCTAAAGCAGCTCGACCGGCTCCACGTTTGGGAGTACGTAGGACTTAATGCCGAGCGCTCGCCGCGGACGAAGGACCTCGCAGAAGCCCTGACCCGCCGCGCGGGCTCCCGCATGTCATTGTCTATCGGGCTCTGGTCCGATGACGGCACGATCTCCCCGGAAAGGTTCGAAACGGCTTTGCGTGAGGCTTCCCGGGGCGGGGCCACCTCGGTGTCCGTGACACCCGTAAGCCTCATGACCGACGCGCATTGGGAGGTCTTGCGGAAGGCTTGGGTCCGGTAATTACGGGCTGTCCGGCGCTCATCCCGGGGCGTACCCTGAGCGCATGGGCATGGAATCCGTGATGACGGCAGTAGTAAGCCCTGCACTGATTGTCGGGTCGGTTTGGGCTGGCACACGGCTGGTGCAGAAGGGTGTTTCCGCGAAGGGGGCAACGGGCACACTCGGGAGTGTCCTATCCATGATCGAGCCGG
Coding sequences:
- a CDS encoding ATP-grasp domain-containing protein, with translation MVRVLVTGVGGPAGSSLARQLRELGHWVLGVDMQAVNGSAAHMVSLVSASSSPDYLWELRGLAGVHAIDLVVPTVSDELVLVSEARQGFAPNVEVLIADPAPVRTANDKFLTMGCLANAGVAVPDFGLPGDFASVNQAMARLGGSLVVKPRISRGGRGVQVLEKAADGGRNAAHVWSSLDDSWIVQRFAPGTEYAPVVLHHRPEPGQDDLVVVLEKTELKEGRVGNAVSVRRIEGAGSADVAQLADSAVTALGLTGPIDVDVRRLQDGSPVVLEINARFGANSAFAPELLENVLGRYVAGRLTGRRA
- a CDS encoding glycosyltransferase family 2 protein, whose product is MTPLDAALAFVQVGGVLILSFGVVKIVYVPLALYFNRLYRSNSARHRYSVITDRPLVSVIVPGYNEAVVITSCVESILASRYLRLEVILVDDGSTDSTASIMAGLADQYDRVRFLSQTNAGKGAALNYGIAKAKGDILMFVDADGIFAPDTLMRMLEGFDHTKVGAVCGDDRPVNLNRVQTMMLAVLSHVGTGLVRRALSLLHCLPIVSGNIGAFRRDVVQLVGGFHEDTLGEDLELTWRVYKAGYRVRFQPSALVYAESPSTMGGLWRQRVRWSRGLLQTLRMHIGMLGRRRYGLFGMFLLFNAITMVVIPVLQLAILAVLPFLYLAGSGPVPGEVLAILGWLGLFVSLALIVFSIGLNRSWKDLRFLWTLPLWPLYSVFVGLALASAIIKEIRGSPAVWNKLQRTGVISITATESGPRYEAGV